Proteins encoded together in one Asterias rubens chromosome 4, eAstRub1.3, whole genome shotgun sequence window:
- the LOC117289681 gene encoding phosphomethylethanolamine N-methyltransferase-like: MYVAQRGYTLYTPEQYGKLLEEAGFVSVNAEDRTWQFIEALEGEKTRVENNKEEFMKDFSEDDFKYLIDGWTNKLIRTKAGDQKWGLFLAEKNKAKET, from the exons ATGTACGTTGCTCAGCGTGGTTACACTCTGTATACCCCAGAACAATACGGAAAG CTGCTCGAAGAAGCTGGTTTCGTGAGTGTGAACGCAGAGGATCGAACCTGGCAATTCATTGAGGCCTTGGAAGGAGAGAAAACCAGAGTCGAGAACAACAAAGAGGAATTCATGAAG GATTTCAGCGAGGATGATTTCAAGTACTTGATTGACGGATGGACCAACAAGCTGATTCGGACCAAAGCTGGGGACCAGAAATGGGGACTCTTCTTAGCTGAGAAGAACAAGGCCAAGGAAACTTAA